The Leptospira langatensis genomic sequence TAGCGATCCCTCTGCTACTTGCATCTTCCGACTTTTTGAAGGGGCTGAGGGAAGCGAAGCCGGCATTATTTTCCTTCTTCTTATCCTGTCTCGCCGTGAGTATCTCTTCGATTGTCGTTGGATTTGCTTTGAGCTCCTTGCATCCGGAATCTCCTAAGATCCAAGGAATGCTTGCCGGATTGTATACGGGAGGAACCCCGAACTTAAATGCAATCGGCTTGGCTTTAGACACGAATCGTTCCACGATTGCGCTTGTAAATACTGCGGACGTAGTGACCGGGGGAATTTATCTTCTCTTCTTACTCAGTTTTGCCAAAAGCGTATATTCTATTTTCTTAAAGCGAGAAGAAGAGGTCCTTTCTTCTCAAATGGAAAATCCCTTAGGACCTACCTCTTCCGGAAATACTATTATCAAGGCCTCACTTGGAATTTTATTGGCGGTGATCGGATTTGCGCTTTCTTTGGGTCTTTCCTTGGCGCTAACGGGTGCGTTATCCGCTCCCTTTATTCTTTTGGGAATTAGCACTTGGGGTATCGGGATCTCCTTTTCTAAAAAGGTGAGAAGCCTGAATACCTATCCCATCGGATATTATTTTATCTTAATATTTTCAATCGCGATCGGGTTTTTGGCGGATTTGAAGACATTGGTTGCGGAAGCTCCGAATGTTTTTCTGATCCTGGCTGCGACCCTAAGCGGTTCCATATTGCTGCATCTGTTGTTTGGGATCATTTTTAAGATCCCAGTAGATACCTGGATCATTACTTCGGTTTCGAGCCTGTACGGTCCGGCCTTTGTTCCTTCGGTTGCCGCTGCCATTGGGAACCGCGGGGTCTTGGTCCTGGGGATTTTGACCGGACTTATCGGCTATGCACTTGGGAATTATTTGGGCCTGGCGGTCTACTGGGTTCTTGCGAGATAAAAGTAATCCAGTGAAAGTAAGAGGCTGTATTGATCCTCGCCCAAAACCTAAAGAATTTCCTATTCGACGTCAAATGAAATCTTTATGCTTTGCTTATATACACCGGGGAAGTGATTTCGCGAATCGTATGAGCAAGAAACAACTTACAGATTTTTTAATATTTCTCGGATGAGTTCGCCGGTATCGGTGAAAGATTGTTTTTTCAGTATCTTCTCCACTTCCTTGAGAGCGGATTTATCATCGAAGCCGAGCTGTACCAAAGCTTGGACCGCAGTTTCCTTGAACCTGTCTTCGGGAGAAGGAAGGCGTTCTGCCGCAATATCGGGAGGAGTGGGGTCGCCCGGAGAGGCTTCTAAAAAAAGTTCGAGTTTCTTTAAATTCTGTTTCACTTCAAAAAAGATCTTTTCGGAAGTTTTGGCACGGACCTTGGGTATCTTTTCCAGATCTTTTGGTTCTCCGGAAGAGGCGATCTTATGCAATTCCCATGGACTGAAGAAGGAGAGTACTTTGAGAGCGGTCATTTCTCCGATCCCATGCAATCCTTTCATTACCTTGAAGAATTCCTTATCTCTTTCCTGTAAGAATCCGAAAAGTTTTTGTCCTCTTTCCGTAATGGAATGATGGATATGAAGTCGGATCTCCTTAGCACCTGAGCTCATAAGCTCCTTCAATTCCCAGTAAGTCTTAAAGGAAATCGTGATCTCGTAGGTCACCCCGTGCACATCTAAATGCACGGAGCCAACGTCGAGTTTTCGTATTGCACCTTGGAGTCCTGAAATCATATTATGAAAACTTAAAAGTTAATCCCTGCTGAAACGATGGTTTCTACGAAGCCGAAGTTCTGGGAGGCCTTGTTTCCGGATCTTCCGTTTGTAAGAATATTCGGTAGATCTATGTATCCGCCTTTGGCTCCAAATTCCATAAAGAAGGATTTGAATAAGTCTAATCTGAGCGCGGAATAGCCGGAGACTCCGTATCCGGAGAGATGGAAGTGGTTGTTTTTTCCTTCTCCGAATAAACGAACGTCGCTTCTACAAACCACCGGGCCTCCGCCTATGGAACCGACCAAACTGAGAGCATTTTCTCCGTTTGGCGAAACCCATAGGGACGCAACATATCCTATATCTAAGAAGAAATAATTCAATCCGTCCGTATGTTCGAATTTCAAGAAGTCCGGAGTGATATTGATACTCTCTCCGTTGTGAAGTCCGGCAAACTGATCCAAGTGATTCGGGAATAGTAGGATGTACGGAGCAGACTCGAAGGAGGTAGCGAGCCTAGCTCTGTCGATCGCATACGGGCTGATATATCCGCTGATATTTGCAGCCTGTCCCTTGGACATCACGTATTTCATATGATCCTGCCCGAAGGAAATGAAAAGGTTATCCGTAAGATAGCGGGTGAATTTGAAATTGTACTGAGGAATTTCCAGAAGCGTCGGATTTGCATAAACGCTCGGATCAAATTTCTCCGGACGATCCCTAGCGACCACGTCCTTTAATGTAAAATGGTACCCAGGACCTCTAAAGTTGATATCACTCTGAGTGTAAGAGTCTCTGTTATAACCCCATTGGAAGGACCAACGACCCTTTCTTTGGTCGACCCTTCTTTCCGCTTCTGCCTTCTTTTTTAAGGCCTCATTCTTTTGTTCTTCCGTTGGCACGGAGGTGAGGGGGATTGCTGGCTCTTCCCCGCCGACTGCGAAAATAGGAAAAGAGATCGCAGATAATAGGATTAGTAAAACATAATAAACTAATTTAGAGATTTTATTTTTTAAAATTTCTTTGTTTAAACGCATTTGGGGAGGCCTCCACAGCAGCCTGGTTCTATACCAGAATCCATAAATTGACTGGGGAGGCTATTTTTTTTCGGAGAAGGTTATAAATCGATCCCGCTTCCGATGGTCCAAGGAAGGATACGGACCCCGTCCTTCATTCCCCAGGAAATCCCGGTATAGAGAGGATAGATCCCTTTGATGTCCGGAGCTTCCGGAAAGGTTAGTCTTTGTTTCAGGTCGAGCAAGGGCTCTTGGGGGAGATCGTCTCCCAAGGGAAAGGTTCCCCAGTGGATGGGAGCAAAGGATTTGGCGTTGAGATCCTTACTTGCGAGTAAGGCTTCTTCCGGTCCGATATGCGCGTATTTCATGAACCATCTGGGTTTGTATGCTCCTATCGGAAGAAGCGCCAGATCGACAGGCTTTCCTAGTCTTGCGGAAATATTTTTAAAATGAGAAGAATAGCCTGTATCTCCCGCGAAATACACCACCTTGTTTTGGGTCTCGAGAGCGTAGCTTCCCCAGAAATATTGATTCGTATCGGAGATCCCCATTCTGCTCCAGTGGTGAGCAGGAAGGAAGGTGATCTTGACAGAGTCCTTGCTCGTGGTCTGCCCTAGTTCTTGCGAAATAGAAGAGCCTAATTCTTCGCTTTCGGAGAAGGACTTCATTCCGGAAGGCAATAAGATCTGCAGTTTCGGGTTCTTACTTCTAAGAAAACGTAGTGTCTCTCGATCCAAATGATCCCTATGAGCATGGCTGATCACTACGAAGTCTACTTGAGGAAGGGATTCTTTCGGTATGGGGAGTTTGACTAGACGATTGACTAAGATGGGAGCCTCAAAGATCGGATCCGTGAGTACATTCACTGTCTTTCCATTCTCAGTGGAAGAGATCCATACGGTAGCGTGTCCGAACCAGACGACCCGGATCTTTCCTTCCGGAGCGATCAAGTCTTTGGAGGTTCTTTCTAGGACGAGTGGGACTTCTTCCGTTAAGCCTTCTGTTGCAGGCGGATCCTTTGGTCCTATAAGTTTCCATTTGAGTATATCGATCGGCGACTTGCCTTGTAACTCTTCGTCCGGATCTAGATTATGATATCTTCCTTCTTTATAGCTGGGGGATTTGATCCGATCCGGGTCCAAGGGAAAACAAAAAGTCGAAAAGAATGCGGTTAAGAAAAGGATCGATGCTTTAAAGAATAAACTCATATTGATGTTTTGGACCTTGGACCCGATCCTAGGAGTCGTTTTTTTTCAGAAAAGAAGAATTCGTAGAATCGTTTTCGGAAATTTGTAAGAGCTCGTACGAAATTTTTTTCCAAACCGACCGACGTTTCCCTGTTCTTCTACAACAGGTAGTTGCAGAAAATCACGCTAGATCTCGTTGTATACCTATGGAAGCCTCTCTTCCCGTTCGAGACTTGCCGTTTGCTTTGAATCGCAGATTGTCGGTTCTGGTCCTTCTTGTATTCGTGGGATTTCATTATCTTCTTCCCATTGCAATGCCTAGTTTAGGTGGGAATGTTTGGATCGTTTGGTTGTTTGCCGCTTTCTTGGGACCTCTTTCTTATACGTTCTGGAATCTGATCCATGAAAGCATTCATGGTAATTTTTCAAACGAAAGGGATTCGAACCATTTTTGGGGAAGATTACTCTGTATCGTGTTCGGTGCCCCTTATGCCGTCTTGAAAGCGAGTCATTTGATGCATCATAAATTCAATCGAGAGCGGGGAGATCGGATAGAATTTTATGATCCTTCTTCTTGGAAGCCAAGATCGCTGCAGAGTGTGAGTTATTATTTTAGGATCACGGTGGCGACCTATCTGTTCGAAGTGGGAGCAGGGTTTTTACTTTCGCTTCCGACTTCGTGGACAAGGCAGATCGCTTCTAAGATCTCAGAGTATCCGATCGAAGAGGGTTTCTTTAAATGGATCTATAGACCGGAGGTCATTTCCGAATTAAGAAGGGATATAGTTTGGGTGCTTTTATTCTATCTTCCTTCTTTTTATTTGTTTGGAGAGAACTGGCCGGTGCTCGTGTTCGTCTTATTCTTGAGGTCCTTCTTTATATCATTCTTTGATAATGCATATCATTATGGAAAGGAGATAGACGACAAAAATTCGGCGTATAACCTGACTCTTCCTCATTGGATGAGTGCGTTCTTTCTTCATTTCAATTATCATAGGATCCATCATCGATTCCCTGGGTGCTCATGGGATCGATTGCCGAAGCAGATGTTAGCTTCCAAGGAAACCTGGGATAAGAGTTTTATAAGGCAGGCTTGGAGTCAGTGGAACGGGCTCTTGGAGCCTATCGATGGGAAAAATACTAAATAAAAAGAAAAACTATGAGAACAATCATACAATCGTTTATTCATAACAGGCTCTTCCTCTATTTGGGAATGGTCTTTATCACTTTAGCAGGACTCGTGTCCTTGAT encodes the following:
- a CDS encoding MBL fold metallo-hydrolase, with protein sequence MSLFFKASILFLTAFFSTFCFPLDPDRIKSPSYKEGRYHNLDPDEELQGKSPIDILKWKLIGPKDPPATEGLTEEVPLVLERTSKDLIAPEGKIRVVWFGHATVWISSTENGKTVNVLTDPIFEAPILVNRLVKLPIPKESLPQVDFVVISHAHRDHLDRETLRFLRSKNPKLQILLPSGMKSFSESEELGSSISQELGQTTSKDSVKITFLPAHHWSRMGISDTNQYFWGSYALETQNKVVYFAGDTGYSSHFKNISARLGKPVDLALLPIGAYKPRWFMKYAHIGPEEALLASKDLNAKSFAPIHWGTFPLGDDLPQEPLLDLKQRLTFPEAPDIKGIYPLYTGISWGMKDGVRILPWTIGSGIDL
- a CDS encoding fatty acid desaturase family protein encodes the protein MEASLPVRDLPFALNRRLSVLVLLVFVGFHYLLPIAMPSLGGNVWIVWLFAAFLGPLSYTFWNLIHESIHGNFSNERDSNHFWGRLLCIVFGAPYAVLKASHLMHHKFNRERGDRIEFYDPSSWKPRSLQSVSYYFRITVATYLFEVGAGFLLSLPTSWTRQIASKISEYPIEEGFFKWIYRPEVISELRRDIVWVLLFYLPSFYLFGENWPVLVFVLFLRSFFISFFDNAYHYGKEIDDKNSAYNLTLPHWMSAFFLHFNYHRIHHRFPGCSWDRLPKQMLASKETWDKSFIRQAWSQWNGLLEPIDGKNTK
- a CDS encoding DUF819 family protein, which produces MSDPISILISLAFVAFLFGFPAIAERLAKRFHWIGILGPVVLCYATGILLGNLLPEALFPRKILETISEVSVPIAIPLLLASSDFLKGLREAKPALFSFFLSCLAVSISSIVVGFALSSLHPESPKIQGMLAGLYTGGTPNLNAIGLALDTNRSTIALVNTADVVTGGIYLLFLLSFAKSVYSIFLKREEEVLSSQMENPLGPTSSGNTIIKASLGILLAVIGFALSLGLSLALTGALSAPFILLGISTWGIGISFSKKVRSLNTYPIGYYFILIFSIAIGFLADLKTLVAEAPNVFLILAATLSGSILLHLLFGIIFKIPVDTWIITSVSSLYGPAFVPSVAAAIGNRGVLVLGILTGLIGYALGNYLGLAVYWVLAR
- the ruvA gene encoding Holliday junction branch migration protein RuvA encodes the protein MISGLQGAIRKLDVGSVHLDVHGVTYEITISFKTYWELKELMSSGAKEIRLHIHHSITERGQKLFGFLQERDKEFFKVMKGLHGIGEMTALKVLSFFSPWELHKIASSGEPKDLEKIPKVRAKTSEKIFFEVKQNLKKLELFLEASPGDPTPPDIAAERLPSPEDRFKETAVQALVQLGFDDKSALKEVEKILKKQSFTDTGELIREILKNL